A part of Primulina eburnea isolate SZY01 chromosome 10, ASM2296580v1, whole genome shotgun sequence genomic DNA contains:
- the LOC140803082 gene encoding peroxidase 47-like — protein sequence MYMKSRTDFRYPLIILIAIQIMISSDDNNGFWSLNINGVADGLSMNYYMFSCPSAEMIVKNTVYNALQSDPTLAASLLRMHFHDCFIQGCDASVLIDSTKDNVAEKDSPANLSLRGYNIIDDAKEQLENQCPGVVSCADILAMAARDAVFFAGGPVYDIPKGRKDGSRSKIMDTINLPPPTLNSSELIRMFSQRGFTAQEMVALSGSHTLGMAKCSSFKSRLSNFDSTHDSDPSLDKKFARALSKTCSAGGNAEQTLDSTRNTFDNDYFKALQRKAGVLFSDQTLFESERTQGIVNGYAMNQAMFFFDFLRAVIKMGLLDVKEGSEGEVRHNCRKIN from the exons ATGTATATGAAATCCCGTACTGATTTTCGATACCCTCTGATCATTCTGATCGCGATACAAATAATGATAAGTAGCGATGATAACAATGGATTTTGGAGTCTAAATATCAATGGAGTTGCGGATGGGCTGAGCATGAATTACTACATGTTTTCATGTCCATCGGCTGAGATGATAGTAAAGAACACTGTGTACAATGCTTTGCAATCTGATCCAACGCTTGCTGCTTCTCTTCTCAGGATGCATTTTCACGACTGTTTTATTCAGGGATGCGACGCATCGGTACTCATCGATTCCACCAAGGATAATGTGGCTGAGAAAGACTCCCCAGCTAATTTAAGCTTGAGGGGATACAATATCATCGATGACGCCAAGGAGCAGCTCGAAAATCAGTGCCCTGGAGTTGTTTCTTGTGCTGATATTCTTGCAATGGCTGCTAGGGATGCTGTTTTCTTT GCTGGAGGTCCAGTATACGACATACCCAAAGGAAGAAAAGATGGGAGTAGATCAAAAATTATGGACACAATCAACCTGCCTCCGCCTACCTTAAACAGTTCGGAGCTTATAAGGATGTTCAGCCAGCGTGGCTTCACTGCTCAAGAAATGGTGGCTTTgtcag GGTCACACACTCTGGGAATGGCAAAATGTTCATCATTCAAGAGTCGATTGAGCAACTTCGACTCCACTCATGATTCGGATCCCAGTTTGGACAAAAAGTTTGCAAGGGCACTTTCAAAAACATGCAGCGCAGGTGGCAACGCAGAGCAAACCTTGGATTCGACAAGAAATACTTTTGACAATGATTACTTCAAAGCCTTGCAAAGGAAGGCTGGAGTACTCTTCTCTGACCAGACATTGTTCGAAAGCGAAAGAACTCAAGGTATAGTGAACGGATAcgccatgaaccaagccatgttCTTCTTCGACTTCCTGAGGGCGGTCATAAAAATGGGACTTCTTGATGTTAAAGAAGGTTCTGAGGGGGAGGTCAGGCATAATTGTCGCAAGATCAATTAA